From the Panthera leo isolate Ple1 chromosome C1, P.leo_Ple1_pat1.1, whole genome shotgun sequence genome, one window contains:
- the NPPA gene encoding natriuretic peptides A: MGSFSTITASFLLFLACQLLWQTGANPVYGSVSNADLMDFKNLLDHLEDKMPLEDEVVPPQVLSEQNEEAGAALSPLPEVPPWAGEVNPAQRDGGALGRGSWDSSDRSALLKSKLRALLAAPRSLRRSSCFGGRMDRIGAQSGLGCNSFRYRR; this comes from the exons ATGGGCTCCTTCTCCACCATCACCGCgagcttcctcctcttcctggcgTGTCAGCTCCTGTGGCAAACAGGAGCTAACCCGGTATATGGCTCTGTGTCCAACGCAGACCTGATGGATTTCAAG AATTTGCTGGACCATTTGGAGGACAAGATGCCTTTAGAAGATGAAGTCGTGCCCCCACAAGTACTAAGTGAGCAGAATGAGGAAGCTGGGGCAGCTCTTAGCCCCCTCCCTGAGGTGCCTCCCTGGGCTGGGGAGGTCAACCCAGCCCAGAGAGATGGGGGTGCCCTTGGGCGGGGCTCCTGGGACTCCTCCGATAGATCTGCCCTCCTGAAAAGCAAGTTGAGGGCACTGCTTGCTGCCCCTCGGAGTCTGCGGAGGTCCAGCTGCTTTGGAGGCAGGATGGACAGGATTGGAGCTCAGAGTGGACTGGGCTGCAACAGCTTCCGG TACCGAAGATAA
- the NPPB gene encoding natriuretic peptides B, whose protein sequence is MDPKTALLRALLLLLFLHLSPLGGRSHPLGGPGPASEASAIQELLDGLRDTVSELQEAQMALGPLQQGHSPAESWEAQEEPPARVLAPRDNVLRALRRLGSSKMMRDSRCFGRRLDRIGSLSGLGCNVLRRH, encoded by the exons ATGGACCCCAAGACGGCGCTGCTCCgggccctcctgctcctcctgttCTTGCACCTGTCGCCACTAGGAGGTCGCTCCCACCCGCTgggcggccccggccccgcctcgGAAGCGTCCGCAATACAG GAGCTGCTGGACGGTCTGCGGGACACAGTTTCAGAGCTGCAGGAAGCCCAGATGGCCCTGGGACCCCTCCAGCAGGGCCACAGCCCCGCAGAATCCTGGGAGGCCCAGGAGGAACCCCCTGCGCGGGTCCTTGCGCCCCGTGACAATGTCCTCCGGGCCCTGAGACGACTAGGCAGTTCCAAGATGATGCGTGATTCAAGGTGCTTTGGCCGGAGGCTGGACCGGATTGGCTCCCTCAGTGGCCTGGGCTGCAATG TGCTGAGAAGGCATTAA